A DNA window from Leopardus geoffroyi isolate Oge1 chromosome A1, O.geoffroyi_Oge1_pat1.0, whole genome shotgun sequence contains the following coding sequences:
- the SAP18 gene encoding histone deacetylase complex subunit SAP18 isoform X3 codes for MLAAGVGGQSERLAGRRRKMAVESRVTQEEIKKEPEKPIDREKTCPLLLRVFTTNNGRHHRMDEFSRGNVPSSELQIYTWMDATLKELTSLVKEVYPEARKKGTHFNFAIVFTDPKRPGYRVKEIGSTMSGRKGTDDSMTLQSQKFQIGDYLDIAITPPNRAPPPSGRMRPY; via the exons ATGCTCGCTGCAGGGGTCGGAGGTCAGAGCGAGCGTCTCGCGGGCCGTAGGAGGAAGATGGCGGTGGAGTCGCGCGTTACCCAGGAGGAAATTAAGAAGGAGCCGGAGAAACCGATCGATCGGGAGAAA ACGTGCCCGCTGCTGCTGCGTGTTTTCACCACCAATAACGGCCGCCACCACCGAATGGACGAATTCTCCCGCGGAAACGTACCGTCCAGCGAACTGCAGATCTACACTTG gatggATGCAACTTTGAAAGAACTGACTAGTTTAGTAAAAGAAGTCTACCCAGAAGCTAGAAAGAAGGGCACACACTTCAATTTTGCAATTGTTTTTACAGATCCTAAAAGGCCTGGCTATCG AGTAAAGGAGATTGGCAGCACCATGTCTGGGAGGAAGGGGACTGATGACTCCATGACCCTGCAGTCGCAGAAGTTCCAAATAGGAGACTATCTGGACATAGCAATCACCCCTCCAAATCGGGCACCGCCTCCTTCAGGGCGCATGAGaccatattaa